From Cucumis melo cultivar AY chromosome 1, USDA_Cmelo_AY_1.0, whole genome shotgun sequence, a single genomic window includes:
- the LOC103492767 gene encoding uncharacterized protein LOC103492767 isoform X1, translating into MAWLTRFLTAVVFLAMGVVFSPETFGSNSKTFNAPKLSMYLKLAHLLSYSTAWGASLWVTFIGGIIMFKNLPRHQFGNLQSKMFPAYFSMVGICCATSVAAFAYLHPWKSAETSERYQLGFLISAFAFNLANLFVFTPMTIELMKQRHKVERESNIGEEVGWSKNVEVAKVNPKLAAMNKKFGMIHGLSSLANILAFGSLAMHSWYLAGKLNL; encoded by the exons ATGGCGTGGTTGACCCGGTTCCTAACGGCGGTGGTTTTTCTCGCCATGGGAGTAGTATTTTCGCCGGAGACCTTCGGATCCAACTCCAAAACCTTCAATGCGCCCAAGCTTTCCATGTATCTCAAATTAGCTCATCTTCTCAGCTACTCCACCGCTTGGGGCGCCTCTCTATGGGTCACCTTCATCGGCGGCATCATCATGTTCAA GAATCTGCCGAGGCACCAATTTGGTAATCTTCAAAGCAAGATGTTCCCTGCCTACTTCTCGATGGTTGGGATTTGCTGTGCCACATCCGTTGCAGCTTTTGCCTATCTTCATCCATGGAAGTCTGCAGAAACTTCTGAGAGGTACCAGCTTGGGTTTTTGATATCGGCGTTTGCTTTTAATTTGGCCAACCTGTTTGTCTTCACACCTATGACAATTGAG CTGATGAAACAAAGACACAAAGTGGAGAGGGAAAGTAACATTGGCGAGGAAGTTGGATGGTCCAAAAATGTAGAAGTTGCAAAAGTGAACCCAAAGCTTGCAGCAATGAACAAGAAATTTGGGATGATTCATGGCTTGTCTTCTCTTGCTAATATCCTAGCATTTGGTAGTCTTGCAATGCACTCCTGGTATCTGGCAGGTAAACTTAATCTGTAA
- the LOC103492771 gene encoding dnaJ protein ERDJ3B has translation MAHRRTKLLFVVCALCYVISAIAGKSYYDILQVQKGASEDQIKRAYRKLALKYHPDKNQGNEEANRRFAEISNAYEVLSDGEKRNIYDRYGEEGLKQHAASGGRGGGMNIQDIFSQFFGGGGGMEEEEKIPKGDDVIVELDASLEDLYMGGSLRVWREKNILKPAPGKRRCNCRNEVYHKQIGPGMFQQMTEQVCEQCPNVKFEREGYFVTVDIEKGMQDGQEVTFYEDGEPMIDGEAGDLRFRIHTAPHDVFRRDGNDLHATITITLVQALVGFEKSLKHLDEHLVEIGTKGITKPKEVRKFKGEGMPLHFSTKKGDLYVTYEVLFPTSLTEDQKASIQKILG, from the exons ATGGCGCACCGAAGAACGAAGCTCCTCTTCGTTGTTTGTGCCCTCTGCTACGTTATTTCCGCCATTGCGGG GAAGAGCTATTACGATATACTGCAAGTGCAGAAGGGTGCGTCGGAAGACCAGATCAAAAGGGCTTATAGGAAGCTTGCTTTGAAGTATCATCCTGATAAGAATCAGGGAAACGAGGAAGCCAATAGAAGATTTGCGGAGATTAGCAATG CTTATGAGGTTCTATCGGACGGGGAGAAGAGAAACATTTATGATAGGTACGGAGAGGAGGGTCTGAAACAGCATGCTGCAAGTGGAGGTAGAGGTGGAGGGATGAACATTCAGGATATTTTTAGCCA GTTTTTTGGCGGAGGAGGTGGTatggaagaggaagaaaaaatTCCAAAAGGTGACGATGTAATCGTGGAATTGGATGCGTCATTAGAAGATCTCTACATGGGTGGTTCACTGAGG GTATGGAGGGAGAAAAACATATTAAAGCCAGCACCTGGTAAGAGGCGGTGTAATTGTAGAAATGAAGTCTACCACAAGCAGATTGGTCCTGGAATGTTCCAACAGATGACAGAACAA GTGTGTGAGCAATGCCCCAATGTTAAATTTGAAAGAGAAGGATATTTTGTTACTGTTGATATTGAGAAAGGCATGCAAGATGGCCAA GAGGTCACTTTCTATGAAGATGGTGAACCAATGATAGATGGAGAAGCTGGAGATCTTAGA TTCCGCATCCACACTGCACCACATGACGTTTTCAGAAGGGATGGCAACGACTTGCATGCTACCATCACCATTACCCTG GTACAAGCCCTTGTTGGTTTCGAGAAAAGTCTCAAACACCTCGACGAACATTTAGTAGAAATCGGAACAAAG GGAATTACAAAACCCAAGGAAGTAAGGAAGTTCAAAGGAGAAGGAATGCCATTGCATTTCAGCACAAAGAAAGGAGATCTTTATGTCACATATGAGGTCCTATTTCCCACGTCGCTAACAGAGGACCAGAAGGCAAGCATCCAGAAAATTCTGGGTTAG
- the LOC103492767 gene encoding uncharacterized protein LOC103492767 isoform X2 — MAWLTRFLTAVVFLAMGVVFSPETFGSNSKTFNAPKLSMYLKLAHLLSYSTAWGASLWVTFIGGIIMFKNLPRHQFGNLQSKMFPAYFSMVGICCATSVAAFAYLHPWKSAETSERYQLGFLISAFAFNLANLFVFTPMTIELMKQRHKVERESNIGEEVGWSKNVEVAKVNPKLAAMNKKFGMIHGLSSLANILAFGSLAMHSWYLAD, encoded by the exons ATGGCGTGGTTGACCCGGTTCCTAACGGCGGTGGTTTTTCTCGCCATGGGAGTAGTATTTTCGCCGGAGACCTTCGGATCCAACTCCAAAACCTTCAATGCGCCCAAGCTTTCCATGTATCTCAAATTAGCTCATCTTCTCAGCTACTCCACCGCTTGGGGCGCCTCTCTATGGGTCACCTTCATCGGCGGCATCATCATGTTCAA GAATCTGCCGAGGCACCAATTTGGTAATCTTCAAAGCAAGATGTTCCCTGCCTACTTCTCGATGGTTGGGATTTGCTGTGCCACATCCGTTGCAGCTTTTGCCTATCTTCATCCATGGAAGTCTGCAGAAACTTCTGAGAGGTACCAGCTTGGGTTTTTGATATCGGCGTTTGCTTTTAATTTGGCCAACCTGTTTGTCTTCACACCTATGACAATTGAG CTGATGAAACAAAGACACAAAGTGGAGAGGGAAAGTAACATTGGCGAGGAAGTTGGATGGTCCAAAAATGTAGAAGTTGCAAAAGTGAACCCAAAGCTTGCAGCAATGAACAAGAAATTTGGGATGATTCATGGCTTGTCTTCTCTTGCTAATATCCTAGCATTTGGTAGTCTTGCAATGCACTCCTGGTATCTGGCAG ACTAA
- the LOC103492769 gene encoding transcription initiation factor TFIID subunit 13 codes for MNNSSAGSSSKQRTGSSQPSETSFKRKRGVFQKELQHMMYGFGDDPNPLPESVALMEDIVVEYITELVYKAQEIGSKRGKLSVEDFLYLMRKDPRKLNRSTELLSMNEELKQARRAFEIDEDKLKKAFEEEDKMD; via the exons ATGAATAATTCATCTGCTGGGTCGTCCTCAAAGCAAAGAACTGGATCGTCTCAGCCCTCTGAAACCTCTTTTAAGCGCAAAAGAGGGGTTTTTCAGAAAGAAT TGCAGCACATGATGTATGGTTTTGGAGATGACCCTAAT CCCCTTCCAGAATCCGTAGCACTTATGGAGGACATAGTTGTGGAGTACATCACTGAACTG gTGTATAAAGCCCAGGAAATTGGATCAAAGAGAGGAAAGCTATCAGTGGAAGACTTTTTGTATTTAATGCGAAAG GACCCACGCAAACTGAACCGTTCAACTGAACTGTTGTCGATGAACGAAGAGCTGAAACAGGCAAGGAGAGCTTTTGAGATAGATGAAGATAAGCTGAAAAAGGCTTTTGAAGAGGAAGACAAGATGGATTAG
- the LOC103492768 gene encoding phospholipase A1 PLIP2, chloroplastic produces the protein MIDSFCLNPGIHGITSSLSLNAALDVRVNPSQVTTAVRSSSSSVVEKSSKTITPSPSSSSSSSSSSFLKFSLKYPLQSLWSRGGENGNSRRGGLALDDAVLVEREDDRRVVREEESENVATGSEWRSGNWVMKILRVRSLWKEEEKQGIGEDELGNEREEDRVVEDRETCCEDEEFCDACKIVEEEDEKEIEFDKHSFSRLLRRVSLAEARLYAQMSYLGCLAYSISEIKPKNLLRYYGLRYITSSIEKRELALKTEKTQEPDESREAEKEIDNDVDCEEGQKKDGISASTAYEIAASAASYLHSRTVKILPFRSSKTEDSLEAGQNNGDMMNSDMVSLMATTDSVTAVVAAKEEVKQAVADNLNSTRSSPCEWYVCDDVESSTRFFVIQGSESLASWQANLLFEPIDFEGLGVLVHRGIYEAAKGMYEQMLPDVLEHLKSHGDRATFRFTGHSLGGSLALLVNLMLLIRNEVPVSSLLPVITFGAPSIMCGGDRLLRKLGLPRNHLQAVTLHRDIVPRAFSCQYPNHVAELLKAVNGNFRNHPCLRNQKLLYAPMGELLILQPDEKFSPSHDLLPSGSGLYLLNCPQSDANDAEKELRAAQMVFLNTPHPLETLSDRSAYGSGGTIQRDHDMNSYLKSVRGVIRQELNRIRKARRQHRRKVWWALVAPGKVDLGIVVGRPSISINLGQDQFNFSGILQTGRESLRRFSRLVASQHMNLLVVLLLPARLLFFEVNRVVG, from the exons ATGATTGATAGTTTTTGTTTGAATCCTGGAATCCATGGGATTACTTCTTCTTTATCACTGAATGCAGCTCTTGATGTTCGCGTAAATCCGTCTCAAGTTACTACAGCCGTTCGGTCTTCGTCGTCGTCGGTGGTTGAGAAATCCTCGAAAACGATAACTCCGTCTCCGTcgtcttcttcgtcttcttcgtCTTCATCGTTTCTGAAGTTTTCTTTGAAGTATCCATTGCAATCTCTGTGGAGTCGGGGTGGTGAAAATGGGAATTCCAGGCGTGGTGGTTTGGCGCTTGACGACGCCGTTTTGGTGGAGAGAGAGGATGATCGGAGAGTTGTTCGTGAGGAGGAAAGTGAAAATGTAGCTACGGGATCGGAGTGGAGAAGTGGAAACTGGGTGATGAAGATTTTGCGGGTTAGATCTCTATGGAAAGAGGAGGAGAAGCAGGGAATTGGTGAAGATGAGCTTGGAAATGAGAGGGAAGAAGACCGTGTAGTGGAAGATCGAGAAACTTGTTGTGAGGACGAAGAGTTTTGTGATGCTTGTAAAATcgttgaggaagaagatgaaaaggaGATTGAATTTGATAAACATTCGTTTTCAAGATTGCTTCGACGGGTTTCCTTGGCTGAAGCGAGGTTATATGCTCAAATGTCGTATTTAGGATGTCTTGCATACTCCATTTCCGAAATTAAG CCAAAGAATCTGCTGAGATATTATGGTCTACGTTATATAACATCTTCAATAGAAAAGAGGGAATTAGCTTTGAAAACTGAGAAAACCCAAGAGCCAGATGAATCTAGAGAGGCTGAAAAGGAAATAGACAATGATGTTGATTGTGAAGAAGGGCAGAAAAAGGATGGAATAAGTGCATCTACTGCTTATGAGATTGCTGCCTCTGCTGCTTCTTATTTGCATTCTCGTACCGTAAAAATACTACCGTTCAGATCTTCTAAAACTGAGGATTCACTTGAAGCAGGTCAGAACAATGGCGATATGATGAACTCAGACATGGTTTCTTTGATGGCAACCACAGATTCGGTTACCGCTGTTGTTGCTGCAAAGGAGGAAGTAAAGCAGGCTGTTGCAGACAATTTGAATTCAACTCGGTCCTCACCGTGCGAATGGTATGTTTGTGATGATGTTGAGAGCAGCACAAGATTCTTTGTTATTCAG GGATCTGAATCACTGGCATCTTGGCAAGCAAATTTGCTTTTTGAACCAATCGATTTCGAG GGACTAGGAGTCCTTGTCCACAGAGGAATCTACGAGGCTGCTAAAGGAATGTATGAACAGATGTTGCCCGATGTCCTTGAACACCTAAAATCCCACGGTGACCGTGCAACCTTTCGATTTACTGGACATTCTCTCGGGGGAAGTTTGGCACTGCTTGTAAATCTCATGCTCTTGATAAGAAATGAGGTTCCGGTTTCTTCCTTGCTTCCTGTCATTACATTTGGTGCACCATCCATAATGTGTGGAGGCGACCGCTTACTTCGTAAACTTGGTTTACCTCGGAACCATCTTCAAGCTGTTACATTACATAGAGACATAGTTCCACGAGCCTTCTCGTGCCAGTATCCGAACCACGTAGCAGAACTTCTTAAAGCGGTCAATGGGAACTTCAGGAATCATCCATGTTTAAGGAACCAG AAATTGTTGTATGCTCCTATGGGCGAGCTTCTAATTCTTCAGCCCGATGAGAAATTCTCTCCAAGCCATGATCTCCTTCCTTCAGGTAGTGGCCTATACCTACTAAACTGTCCACAATCTGATGCCAATGATGCAGAGAAGGAACTCCGAGCAGCACAGATGGTATTCTTAAACACGCCTCATCCGCTCGAGACGCTTAGCGATCGTTCCGCTTATGGTTCAGGTGGAACAATCCAAAGAGATCACGACATGAATTCATACCTGAAATCAGTCCGAGGAGTGATTCGTCAAGAACTAAACCGTATAAGGAAAGCAAGGAGACAACATCGACGAAAGGTCTGGTGGGCTCTCGTGGCTCCAGGAAAAGTTGATTTAGGAATCGTAGTCGGACGACCCTCCATTTCAATCAATCTCGGGCAGGACCAGTTCAACTTCTCTGGGATCCTTCAAACAGGAAGAGAGTCGTTGAGACGGTTCAGCCGACTCGTTGCTTCACAACATATGAATCTGCTTGTGGTGCTGTTACTCCCTGCCAGATTGCTATTCTTTGAAGTCAACAGGGTGGTTGGTTAA
- the LOC103492772 gene encoding probable protein disulfide-isomerase A6, with product MAKHQIWFAVAALALFLSSAVADDVVVLTEENFEKEVGQDKGALVEFYAPWCGHCKKLAPEYEKLGGSFKKAKSVLIGKVDCDEHKGVCSKYGVSGYPTIQWFPKGSLEPKKYEGQRTAEALAEFVNSEGGTNVKIASIPSSVVVLSADNFNEVVLDSSKDVLVEFYAPWCGHCKNLAPIYEKVATAFKLEEDVVIANLDADKYRDLAEKYGISGFPTLKFFPKGNKDGEDYDGGRDVDDFVSFINEKSGTNRDAKGQLTVKAGLVASLESLVKEFVAATNEEKKNIFAKIEEEAGKLSGSAARHGKIYVKSAKKCMEKGGDYAKSEIERIKRILEKSVSPAKADEFNLKKNILSSFVQSS from the exons ATGGCGAAGCATCAGATCTGGTTCGCTGTCGCCGCATTGGCCTTGTTTCTGTCTTCGGCAGTGGCCGACGATGTCGTAGTGTTGACGGAGGAGAATTTCGAGAAAGAAGTTGGCCAAGATAAAGGAGCTCTCGTTGAGTTCTACGCTCCATG GTGTGGACACTGTAAGAAGCTTGCACCAGAGTATGAAAAGCTTGGAGGCAGCTTTAAGAAGGCAAAATCTGTTTTGATCGGAAAG GTCGACTGTGATGAGCACAAGGGCGTATGTAGCAAATATGGGGTCTCTGGGTACCCGACAATTCAATGGTTTCCTAAGGGATCACTTGAACcgaaaaa ATATGAAGGTCAGCGTACAGCAGAAGCTCTTGCCGAGTTTGTGAACAGTGAAGGAG GAACAAATGTGAAGATAGCATCAATTCCATCCAGCGTGGTAGTGCTTTCTGCTGATAATTTTAACGAGGTCGTTCTAGATTCAAGCAAGGATGTGCTGGTTGAGTTTTATGCACCCTG GTGTGGCCACTGCAAGAACCTTGCTCCT ATTTATGAAAAGGTGGCTACAGCATTTAAATTGGAAGAAGATGTAGTAATTGCTAACTTAGATGCTGACAAATACAGGGATCTAGCTGAAAA GTATGGCATAAGTGGCTTCCCTACGTTAAAATTCTTCCCAAAAGGCAACAAAGATGGTGAAGACTATGACGGTGGCAGAGATGTTGATGACTTTGTTAGTTTCATTAACGAAAAAAGTGGGACCAATCGTGACGCAAAGGGACAGCTTACAGTAAAA GCTGGTTTAGTTGCTAGTTTAGAATCATTGGTGAAAGAGTTTGTAGCTGCTACCaatgaagagaaaaagaatatttttgcCAAGATAGAAGAAGAAGCTGGAAAGCTCAGTGGATCAGCTGCAAG GCACGGAAAGATATACGTGAAATCTGCTAAAAAATGTATGGAGAAAGGTGGTGATTATGCCAAGTCTGAGATTGAGAGGATCAAGCGTATACTCGAGAAG TCCGTGAGCCCAGCAAAAGCAGACGAATTCAACCTAAAGAAAAACATTCTGTCAAGTTTTGTTCAATCTTCTTAA